In the Desulfuromonas sp. DDH964 genome, CGAGAGAGGACGCCAAACCCGTGGGCCATGTAGACGGTGTCGGGGCGGATCTTCTCGGTGACCTCCAGCGGCAGCTGTTCTTCGCCGACGCCGCTGCGCACCTTGACCAGCTGTCCGTTCTTCAGTCCGAGGCGGTCTGCTTCCCGGGGATGGAGCCAGAGGGTGTTGACCGGCATGAGGTCGTGCAGGTAAGGGTTGTTGGCGGTGGTGCCGTGGGTGAAGTAGGCATGGCGCCCCACCACCAGCCGGTAGCGCCCCCCGGGAGCCGCAGCCGGCGCCTGGTAGACCGGCAGCGGGTCAAGGCCGTTCTCGGCATAGCGCTCCGAATAGATCTCGACCTTGCCGCTTGGCGTCTTCAGTCTCTGGCCGCGGGTAGAACCGTAGACCGGTTCCCCCTCGATGAAGTAGACCCCGGTTTTTTTCAGGTCGGTGAGGATCTGCGGGTTGTGGCTTACCATATGCTCGATGTGCTTTTCCATGGTGAAGTCGAACTGCTCGTAGACCTCGTCGCCGAGGCGCTTGGCAAGCTGCTGCATGATCCAGAGGTTCGGCTTGCTCTCGAAGAGGGGCTCGATGGCCGGCTGGCGGAAGGCGACCACCGGCACCAGGCCGGAAAGTACCTCGGGCGGATCGAGCCGTTCGAGATAGGTCGCTTCGGGGAGGACGACGTCCGAGAACCAGGCGGTGTCGCTCATGGTGATGTCGATGGTGCAGATAAAATCCATCTGCTCCATCATCTTCAGGGTCTTGGCGCGGTTCGGCACCGAGGAGACGACATTCTGCTTGTAGATCATCATCCCCTTCACCGGGTAGGGCTTCCCTTCCAGGACCCGGTCGCGGAAGATCGGCCAGGAGCCGTCTTTTTCGGAGAGAAAGGCGACACTCCCCTTGTCGAGCCGGTCGGGGATATCGTCGTACCAGGGGGCGAGGTAGTCGTGGGAACGCAGCTTGATGCCGCGGTTCGGCACCATGCCCCCCTTGACGTCCCAGTTGCCGACCACGGCGTTGAGGATCGCCATCGCCCGGCGCATCTGGGTGTCGTTGGCGAAGAAGGAGGAGCGCCGCCCCTGGTAGTAGACCGCTTTCGGCGCTGCCGCGGCGAATTCGCGGGCGATGCGGCGGATGGTAGCGGCGGGGATGTCGCACTCGGCCTCTGCCCATTCGGGGGTGTAGGGCTGGATATGGGGGAGGAGCTTGTCAAAACCGACGGTGCGCTCGGCGACGAAGCTCTTGTCGTAGCGCTCCTCAAAGACGATGACGTTGAGCATCGCCAGGATGAAGGCCATGTCGGTCCCCGGCTTGATCGCCAGCCACTCGTCGGCCTTGGCGGCGGTCTTGGTGAAGCGCGGGTCGAGGTAGACCAGCTTGCGCTTGCCGCCGTCCCCCTTGAGCAGGTCGATGGAGTCGGGGGTGATCAGCGCCTCGCTGCGGTTGGCGCCGCTCATGATGATGTAGTCGGCATTCAGGACGTCCGGCGTCGGGCTGGTGCCGTAAGTGGCGCCGAATCCCTGCAGGTTGGAAGACAGGCAGAGGGTGGGGTGGCGCAGGGTGTTGGGCGAGCCGTAGCACTCGGCCAGCTGCAGGAAGAAGTGCTCCTGGAAGGTCCCTTCGGTGGAGGCGAACATCATCCCGGCGCGGCTGTACTTCTCCGCGATCTCGTTCATGTTCTTCACCACCAGGTCGAGGGCCTCCTCCCAGCTCGCCCGCCGCCATTTCCCTTCGCCCCGGGCGCCGACCCGGATCAGGGGATACTTGAGGCGATCGGGATCGTAAGTGACCTTCACCCCCGAGTTGCCGCGGGCGCAGAGCATGCCGCGGCTCTTGATGAACTGAGGGTTGGGGTCGAGCTTGTGAATTACCCCGTCCTTCACCCGGGCAATGACGCCGCACTTGTTGACGCACATGCCGCAGCTGGTGAAGACATCCTTGGTCACCATGGCGGTCGGGGGTGCGATCTGGCCGGTCTCGGCCAGGGCCCGCAGTACCTTGACCTGCGAGCCGACGGCAACCCCGGCCAGGGCACAGGAGGAGAGTCCCAGGAAACGCCGGCGGTTCAGTTTCTTATCGAACAGACTGGACACGTTCAGGCTCCTTTTCCAATTATTAACATATCTGAATATATGTTCCGGAAAAGTGGGGAGAGAAGCGCTGCTTCTCTCCCCGTGACAAGGCGCCGGGTTCTTTAGAAGCGCACGGTCAGGCTGGCATAGCCGTCCCAGGCGGTATCGACCGCCGGCAGCATCGAAAAGGCGGTGCCGTTCTGCACATCTCCGATCTTGTGCGGCGCGCCAACCGGGGAGCCGCTGCCGGTGTACTGGTAGTCGTAGTAGAGACCGCCGAGCTTGATGAACATGTTGGGGTTGACGTCGAAGATGTAGTAAGCCTCGCCGACGTGGCCGCGGGTGGCAAGCTTGCTGCCGATCATGTCATCCTGGGCCTGGGTGAAGGGGGTCCAGAACTTGGAGCCGTAGTTGTACTCGAGGCCGATCTTGCCGAGGGGCGCCGGGACCTGGAGACCGACATAGATGCCGTAACCCTCTTCCTTGTCGCTGGCGGTACCGCGGGCAGGGGTCATGATGATTTCAGTGTTGGTCGTATTCAATTCCGCCTGGAAAATGGCATCGGAGTTCATGCCGCCGAACATGCCGGCCTTGCCGTTGGAATCGGTCTGGGTGGCGGCGAGGGAGGCGAACCAGTTGATGCCGTTCATCTCCTCGCGGCTGAAACCGATGGCGGCGAGGTTGATGTCGCCGATGACGGTGCTCGGCTGAACGCGGGTGACGAAGTTGAAGTTGGGGAACTTCTGCAGATCCGAGTAGAGGGTCGGCGCGAAGAGGGCGGCAAACTGGTTGGGGAAGGCGATCACCCCCTTGAAGCCGTCATTGACATCCATCGCCCGGAACATGGTGAACTGCAGGAAGTTGGTGCCGTCATTGAGGACATCGAGGTTGATGCCGCCGAGGTGGGTGTCCTTGGTGTTGACCGAGTTGTCGTTGAAGAGCTCACCGTTCCCCCACTCGGACTCGAAACCCTGGCCGTAGCAGAAGCGGATGGTCTGGCCTTCGATACCGGTCAGGTCGCTGAGATGGTAGCCGACGGTGATGCCATCGAAGTTGAAGTTGACGAGGTGGCCGGTCGGGGTGCCGCCGCGCATTTCGTTCTCGCGGTACTGGGTCGGCGGTCCGTAGGTCGAAGGGCGGCGCCCGATGGAGAGGTAGGCGTTGCTGCCGCCGATGTTACTCCAGTCGAAGTAGGCGCGCTCGACCCGCAGCCAGTCGCCGCTGGTGCTGCCGCTGTCGGTGCCGTCCATGGTGTAGGAGTTCCAGGAGTCGAAGACCTTGGAGCCGGTCGAGTCGCCCCAGTTCTTGTACATGGTAAGGCGGCCGCTGAAGTTGACGTTATCGTAGACCTTCGCCTTCATGTTGAGGCGCAGGCGGGTGGTGTAGAGGATGTCATTGTTGATGTCGCTGGTTTTCGGGGCCGGGGCCATGGCGTAAGGCTGGACTCCGGAGAGAAGTCCCATGCCGAAAGCCGTGGCCAAGGAAGGATTGGCCGCCATCATTTTGGCGATAGGCGAGTTCGGGTCAGCGGGGTCGCCGAATGTGCCACTCATGGCATCGGCGACGAATTGGTCAAAGTCAACCAGAACCCCGGGATAGAAGGTCACATCCTGGTAGTGCAGGGTGTCGGCCTTGGTGCGGAAGTCGCCGCTGAACTGGATGCGGTCGAGGGCGGTGTGTTTCTCGTTCTTGTCAATCCGCTTGGAGAGTTCCTCGAGTTCCTGGGTCAGATCCTTGACCTTGAGCTGCAGATCCTCGAGCGAGTCGGCCGCCAGGACGGTGGCAGGGGCCATCAGCAGGATGGCCAGCATCAGGGCGAACAGTTTGCGCATCTCTTGCCTCCTTGAGAAGACGGCCGGCAGGGTGCGGGCCTTTCCGTTCCGACCTCACCGCCCCCGCTTTGGGGGGCTGGCGGGCCGGAATGACGGTACGATACCTGCCGGTCGCGGGGTTTGTGCTCCCGGAAAATTCCGATCGATCGGCGCCGCCGGCAGATCAGCCGCAGGTCTGGGGCTGGGGCGAGTCGGCGGCGTGGTCGAAGAGGAACTGCTGGATGTCCTTGAGGTCTTTCTCGGAGAGCCCCTTGAACCCTTCGGGGTTCTTCTCGTGCTTGTCCTTGTCGAAAAAGCGGTCCCACTGGGCCTGGGTTTTGGCGAGGGGGGTCAGATCGCCGCCGCTGGCACCTTCAGAGTGGCAGCTCTTGCAGTTTTTCTTGAAGAGGTACTTCCCCTTCTTGGGGTTGCCACCTTCGGCGGCGAACACGCTGGTGGTCGCGAAGGCGACCAGGAGCATGCCGATGATCAGTTTTTGCAGGTTTTTCATGGTGTTACCTCCGTTGTCTGGTTGTCCGGCGTCAATAGATCCATATTTCCTAATATTTGAAATTCACAATCCATGCCGAAGTGTCTCGTGTCCGCCCGGGGCCCGCCTGGATGGATATTTTTACCCAATGATTGAATTCTGCAACTCTTCCTGAGAAACGCCTAATGGCGAAGCTTGTCCCGATTACTCCGTCAATTGCCCAATTTCTTCTTTCCGGTCCCACGTTGGCCGCAAAAAATCACCTGATCTGTAGGAGTCCTCGGACCCTGCCGGGCGGTGGGAGCCCCGGCCCACTGCGCAAAAATCTGACCAAACATTGGGAAATAGGATTATTCGGAATTTAGCATATAAAAAATTCATGTCAAGAAAATAATTAGGGGTCACTAACCACAATCACCTTACCGCCGATGCCAAGGCTGGCTCACGTACTCTAGCGCATTGGCCTTTCTCCTTGGCAGCGGCAGCGGAATCGGGTTAAGATTCTCGCCCCGACGGCAGCGACCGCGGCAGAAATCCGTTCCCCCTGGAGGCAAGGATCTATGAGCACCGACACCACCAAAGTGATCTACTCGATGATGCGGGTCAGCAAGTTTTACGACAAGAAGCCGGTCATCAAGGACATCTCTCTCTCCTATTTCTACGGCGCCAAGATCGGGGTACTCGGCCTCAACGGTTCGGGCAAGAGTACCCTGCTGCGCATCATGGCCGGCGTCGACAAGCAGTTCAACGGGCAGGCGGTTCTTTCCCCCGGCTACAGCGTCGGCTTCCTCGAACAGGAACCCCTGGTCGCCGTCGTCAAAACCGTCCGCCAGGTGGTGGAGGAAGGGGTACAGGAGACCGTCGACCTTCTGGCCGAGTTCGAGGCGATCAACGCCGCCTTCGCCGACCCCGACGCCGACATGGAAAAACTCTGCGACCGCCAGGCCCAGGTCCAGGAGAAGCTCGATCACCTCGATGCCTGGGATCTCGACGCGCGCCTGGAGATGGCGATGGACGCCCTGCGCTGCCCTCCGGGCGATACCCGGGTTGCCGTCCTCTCCGGCGGCGAGCGGCGCCGCGTCGCTCTCTGCCGGCTGCTGCTGCAAAAGCCGGACATCCTGCTCCTCGACGAGCCGACCAACCACCTCGACGCCGAGAGTGTCGCCTGGCTCGAACAGCATCTGCAGCAGTATGCGGGGACCGTCATCGCCGTCACCCATGACCGCTATTTTCTCGACAATGTCGCCGGCTGGATTCTCGAGCTCGACCGTGGTGAAGGGATCCCCTGGAAGGGAAACTATTCCTCCTGGCTGGAGCAGAAGCAGGAACGGCTGCGGCGCGAGGAGAAGGCCGAGAGCGGCCGGCAGAAGACCCTGGAGCGCGAACTGGAATGGATTCGCATGTCGCCCAAGGGGCGCCATGCCAAGAGCCAGGCCCGGATCAGCGCCTACGAAAAACTCCTTGCCGAGGAGGCCGACAAGGGCGCCCGCGAGCTGGAACTCTACATTCCGCCGGGACCGCGCCTCGGTAACCTGGTGATCGAGGCGAAGGGGGTCAGCAAGGCTTATGGCGACCAGCTGCTGGTGGAGCAGATGGATTTTTCCCTCCCCCCCGGCGGCATCGTCGGCGTCATCGGACCCAACGGCGCCGGCAAGACCACCCTGTTTCGCATGATCACCGGCCAGGAGCAGCCCGATGCCGGGACCATCCGCCTCGGCGAGACGGTGAAACTCGCCTACGTCGACCAGAGCCGGGAGCTCGACCCGAACAAGACCATCTGGGAGGAAGTCACCGGTGGCCAGGAGCAGCTGCAGCTCGGCAAGCAGCTGGTCAACTCGCGCGGCTACGTCGCCCGCTTCAATTTCTCCGGGGCGGACCAGCAGAAGAAGGTCGGCATGCTCTCGGGAGGGGAGCGAAATCGCGTACACCTGGCGAAAATGCTGAAGGAGGGGGCCAACGTCATTCTCCTTGACGAACCGACCAACGATCTCGATGTCAATACCATGCGCGCCCTCGAAGAAGGCCTGGAGAACTTCGGTGGCTGCGCCGTGGTGATCAGCCATGATCGCTGGTTTCTCGACCGCATTGCCACCCACATCCTCGCCTTCGAGGGGGAGAGCAAGGTGGTCTGGTTTGCGGGGAATTACAGCGAATACGAAGAGGACCGTAAAAAACGGCTCGGCGCCGAGGCCGACCGGCCGCACCGTATCAAGTATCGCCAGCTGACCCGTTAGCCTCCAACCGAAATACTGCAACTCTATGAGGTCGTATACCGGCAGCCAATTGGCTGCCGGTTCTGATTTTGCATATCTGTTCAGGCGTTGGAACTTTTTGCAGGGGGGATATTGCCGGTGACCCCTTTCCCCGGGGCGACCGTTCGTGTGGAACAAGTCCTGCGAGGTAAGGAATGGAAAACGAATTGGCCGAGGCCGGTTCCTGGGCCGATGGGCTCGATGGCCTGAAAGCCGGGACGAGGGCCCGGTCCACCACTGGCCGGGAAAACACCCCCAAGTTTACCGATCGCTACGGCCGCACCCGGCTGGTGGCCAGGGCCCGCTGGCTGCTGCTGATCCTCTTCGGCATCTACGCCGCCTTTGCCGCCAGCACCTATTCCCTCAGCCGCTACGGTTTCTTCCTCTCCCATGCCCAGGTGGTCTTTCTCTGCAGCACCGTCCTGGTGGTGCTTGCTTATAATGCCGCCTGCCACAGTATCCCGGAACGGGTTGCCCGTATTGCCGCCTTTGAACAGGTCCAGATTCTGCTTGACCTGCTGCTGGTGACGGTCCTGATCCATTTCAGTGGCGGCGGCGCCAGCTGGTTCTGGCCGGTCTACCTGGTGGTGACCATCGAGGCCGCGGTTTTGCTCGAGCGCCGGGAGGATGTCTGGTTTCTCGGCAGCCTCGGCGGTTTCTTCTTCGGTGCCCTGCTCGTTGCCACCTACTTCAGCCTGATTCCCGCGGTCAGCATGCCCTTCGTCGACCCGGGTCTGCACCACGACGCCCTCTATCTCGGCCTGATCTGGTTCTGGGTCAGTCTCCTCAACGCCACCGTGGCGGTGGTCGCCGCTTTTCTGATGGGGGTCATCCGCAAGGAGAACGCGTCGCTGCAGCAGAGCGAATCTAGGCTGGTCGATTTTCTCGAGTCGGCCAACGACCTGATTTTCAGCTTCACCCCCGAGGGGCGTTTTCTCTTTGCCAACCGGGCCTGGCTGCGGGCCACCGGTTACAGCAGGGACGAGCTGGCGACCCTGCGGGTCCGCGACGTCTTGCATCGCGACTGTATCGGCAAGTGCCTGGTCGAGTTTCAAAAAGCCCTCTCCGGTGACCGCGGCAACGCCATCGAGGGGCAACTGGTCGCCAAGGTCGGGCGCCTGGTCGATGTCGAAGGGAGCGTCTCCTGCAGTTTCCAGGACGCCCGGCCGACAGCCCTGTGGGGGATCTGCCGCGATATCTCCGAGCGCAAGCTGGCCCAGAACCAGCTCTACCACATGGCGCATCACGACATGCTCACCGGTCTGCCGAACCGTACCTTCTTCCTCGACCGCCTGCACCATGCCCTCGCCCTGGCCAAGCGCGGCAAGTACCCGTTGGCGGTCCTCTTTCTCGACCTCGACCGTTTCAAGATTATCAACGACACTCTCGGGCACGCGGTGGGGGACAAGCTCTTGCAGGAGGTCGCCCGGCGGTTGCAGGTGAACGTGCGCGAGTCGGACACCGTCGCCCGCCTCGGCGGCGACGAGTTCACCGTCATACTCGGCCAGCTCCAGGAGGCGGACGATACCGAGCGGGTCGCCGCCAAGATTCTCAAGGCCCTCGCCCAGCCGCTGCATATCGATGGCCACGAGCTCTACGTGACGACCAGTATCGGCATTGCCCGTTATCCCGGCGACGCCGAAGACCCGCCCAGCCTGGTGAAAAAAGCCGACCTCGCCATGTACAGTGCCAAGGCCGGCGGGCGCAACACCTGCAAGTTCTACGAGCCAAGCATGGACGCCGACGCCGACCGCCGCCTGATCATGGAGAACGGCCTGCGCAAGGCCCTGGAACGGGAGGAGTTCCGGGTCCACTACCAGCCGAAGGTGGCGATGGACAGTGGCCGCGTCACCGCCCTGGAGGCGCTGCTGCGCTGGGAGCACCCAACTCTCGGGCTCCTCCCCCCCGGGGAGTTCATCTCCCTCGCCGAGGAGACCGGTCTGATCGTACCGATCGGCGAGTGGGTGCTTCGCACCGCCTGCACGCAGAACCGCCGCTGGCAGGAGCAGGGGTTGCCCCCGGTCCGCGTCGCCGTCAACCTCTCCGGCTACCAGCTGCAGCAGAAGAACCTGCCGCAGGTCGTCGCCCGGATCCTTGACGAGACCCGGCTGCCGCCCGCCTTCCTCGAGCTCGAGGTCACCGAGACGGTTATCATGCAGAATCCCGACTTCGCGGCCCAGCTTCTCGCCGAGCTGCGCCGACTCGGCGTCCATCTCTCCATCGACGACTTCGGCACTGGCTACTCCTCCCTCGCCCACCTCAAGCGCTTTGCCGTCAACACCCTGAAGATCGACAAGTCTTTTGTCCGCGATGTCGCCGACAATCCGACCGATGCCGCCATCACCGCGGCGATCATCGCCATGGGCAGGAGTCTCAACCTGTCGGTGATCGCCGAAGGGGTCGAGACCGAGAACCAGTTCCGCTTCCTGCGCGGTGAGGCGTGCCACGAAATGCAGGGCTACCTCTTCAGTCGCCCCCTTGCCGCCGAGAGGATTGCGGAACTCTTGGCGAGTGAAGACTCTTCCTGGCTCCCAGGCTGACCCGCGACCGACCGGCGGCTTGACATCAGGGGTGAAGGGCGCTATTTAAACCACAGGCTATTCGCTGGAAAGCAGGCCGGGGAGGGGGAGGGGCATGAAACAGCAGACCAAAAATCGAATCGGGCGCGGGTACAGCAGCTACCGGAGGGTAGTGCCAGTCCTGAGCGCCCTTTTTCTCCTCATTCTGCCGTCGACGGCGCTCAGTTCCGAGAGCAGCGCGGCAGCGCCGGTAGCCCAAGTCTTCCAGAAGCTGATCAGCGTCGCTGATCTCGACCCTTCGCCGGAAACGATGACGCGGCAAAAGGTTCACCTCGGCCAGGAGTTGACCGAGCTCTGGCAGCAGGAAGAACGCCGGACTATCCTGCGCAACAAAATAGTCGAGGCGGTTGTCAGCGCCTTTGCCGAGGAGCAACAAGTCGAGGCCCGGGATGAGGAAATTGCAGCCTACCTCGATTATCTGCGCTGGCTACTGCAGACCCGCCTGACGATTCTGACTCGTGAAAGCGCGGCGCTTACCGCCGAGCTCGAGCAGGCCAAACCGGGGGGGA is a window encoding:
- a CDS encoding c-type cytochrome, with the protein product MKNLQKLIIGMLLVAFATTSVFAAEGGNPKKGKYLFKKNCKSCHSEGASGGDLTPLAKTQAQWDRFFDKDKHEKNPEGFKGLSEKDLKDIQQFLFDHAADSPQPQTCG
- a CDS encoding molybdopterin-dependent oxidoreductase; protein product: MSSLFDKKLNRRRFLGLSSCALAGVAVGSQVKVLRALAETGQIAPPTAMVTKDVFTSCGMCVNKCGVIARVKDGVIHKLDPNPQFIKSRGMLCARGNSGVKVTYDPDRLKYPLIRVGARGEGKWRRASWEEALDLVVKNMNEIAEKYSRAGMMFASTEGTFQEHFFLQLAECYGSPNTLRHPTLCLSSNLQGFGATYGTSPTPDVLNADYIIMSGANRSEALITPDSIDLLKGDGGKRKLVYLDPRFTKTAAKADEWLAIKPGTDMAFILAMLNVIVFEERYDKSFVAERTVGFDKLLPHIQPYTPEWAEAECDIPAATIRRIAREFAAAAPKAVYYQGRRSSFFANDTQMRRAMAILNAVVGNWDVKGGMVPNRGIKLRSHDYLAPWYDDIPDRLDKGSVAFLSEKDGSWPIFRDRVLEGKPYPVKGMMIYKQNVVSSVPNRAKTLKMMEQMDFICTIDITMSDTAWFSDVVLPEATYLERLDPPEVLSGLVPVVAFRQPAIEPLFESKPNLWIMQQLAKRLGDEVYEQFDFTMEKHIEHMVSHNPQILTDLKKTGVYFIEGEPVYGSTRGQRLKTPSGKVEIYSERYAENGLDPLPVYQAPAAAPGGRYRLVVGRHAYFTHGTTANNPYLHDLMPVNTLWLHPREADRLGLKNGQLVKVRSGVGEEQLPLEVTEKIRPDTVYMAHGFGVLSRGLSNIYGKGGCDAALIEEKTCPISGNVAMHETFVEILPA
- a CDS encoding DUF3373 domain-containing protein codes for the protein MRKLFALMLAILLMAPATVLAADSLEDLQLKVKDLTQELEELSKRIDKNEKHTALDRIQFSGDFRTKADTLHYQDVTFYPGVLVDFDQFVADAMSGTFGDPADPNSPIAKMMAANPSLATAFGMGLLSGVQPYAMAPAPKTSDINNDILYTTRLRLNMKAKVYDNVNFSGRLTMYKNWGDSTGSKVFDSWNSYTMDGTDSGSTSGDWLRVERAYFDWSNIGGSNAYLSIGRRPSTYGPPTQYRENEMRGGTPTGHLVNFNFDGITVGYHLSDLTGIEGQTIRFCYGQGFESEWGNGELFNDNSVNTKDTHLGGINLDVLNDGTNFLQFTMFRAMDVNDGFKGVIAFPNQFAALFAPTLYSDLQKFPNFNFVTRVQPSTVIGDINLAAIGFSREEMNGINWFASLAATQTDSNGKAGMFGGMNSDAIFQAELNTTNTEIIMTPARGTASDKEEGYGIYVGLQVPAPLGKIGLEYNYGSKFWTPFTQAQDDMIGSKLATRGHVGEAYYIFDVNPNMFIKLGGLYYDYQYTGSGSPVGAPHKIGDVQNGTAFSMLPAVDTAWDGYASLTVRF
- the ettA gene encoding energy-dependent translational throttle protein EttA translates to MSTDTTKVIYSMMRVSKFYDKKPVIKDISLSYFYGAKIGVLGLNGSGKSTLLRIMAGVDKQFNGQAVLSPGYSVGFLEQEPLVAVVKTVRQVVEEGVQETVDLLAEFEAINAAFADPDADMEKLCDRQAQVQEKLDHLDAWDLDARLEMAMDALRCPPGDTRVAVLSGGERRRVALCRLLLQKPDILLLDEPTNHLDAESVAWLEQHLQQYAGTVIAVTHDRYFLDNVAGWILELDRGEGIPWKGNYSSWLEQKQERLRREEKAESGRQKTLERELEWIRMSPKGRHAKSQARISAYEKLLAEEADKGARELELYIPPGPRLGNLVIEAKGVSKAYGDQLLVEQMDFSLPPGGIVGVIGPNGAGKTTLFRMITGQEQPDAGTIRLGETVKLAYVDQSRELDPNKTIWEEVTGGQEQLQLGKQLVNSRGYVARFNFSGADQQKKVGMLSGGERNRVHLAKMLKEGANVILLDEPTNDLDVNTMRALEEGLENFGGCAVVISHDRWFLDRIATHILAFEGESKVVWFAGNYSEYEEDRKKRLGAEADRPHRIKYRQLTR
- a CDS encoding putative bifunctional diguanylate cyclase/phosphodiesterase; the protein is MENELAEAGSWADGLDGLKAGTRARSTTGRENTPKFTDRYGRTRLVARARWLLLILFGIYAAFAASTYSLSRYGFFLSHAQVVFLCSTVLVVLAYNAACHSIPERVARIAAFEQVQILLDLLLVTVLIHFSGGGASWFWPVYLVVTIEAAVLLERREDVWFLGSLGGFFFGALLVATYFSLIPAVSMPFVDPGLHHDALYLGLIWFWVSLLNATVAVVAAFLMGVIRKENASLQQSESRLVDFLESANDLIFSFTPEGRFLFANRAWLRATGYSRDELATLRVRDVLHRDCIGKCLVEFQKALSGDRGNAIEGQLVAKVGRLVDVEGSVSCSFQDARPTALWGICRDISERKLAQNQLYHMAHHDMLTGLPNRTFFLDRLHHALALAKRGKYPLAVLFLDLDRFKIINDTLGHAVGDKLLQEVARRLQVNVRESDTVARLGGDEFTVILGQLQEADDTERVAAKILKALAQPLHIDGHELYVTTSIGIARYPGDAEDPPSLVKKADLAMYSAKAGGRNTCKFYEPSMDADADRRLIMENGLRKALEREEFRVHYQPKVAMDSGRVTALEALLRWEHPTLGLLPPGEFISLAEETGLIVPIGEWVLRTACTQNRRWQEQGLPPVRVAVNLSGYQLQQKNLPQVVARILDETRLPPAFLELEVTETVIMQNPDFAAQLLAELRRLGVHLSIDDFGTGYSSLAHLKRFAVNTLKIDKSFVRDVADNPTDAAITAAIIAMGRSLNLSVIAEGVETENQFRFLRGEACHEMQGYLFSRPLAAERIAELLASEDSSWLPG